The following are from one region of the Magallana gigas chromosome 4, xbMagGiga1.1, whole genome shotgun sequence genome:
- the LOC105347685 gene encoding cytosolic 10-formyltetrahydrofolate dehydrogenase isoform X1, which produces MFASRQFVRLFSTSQSWYDRMKVAVIGQSLFGAEVYRLLQKDGHHIVGVFTVPDVNGKPDPLALAAAKDNIPVFKYKRWQMKKVAIPEVLEEYKSVGAELNVLPFCSQFIPMDVINFPKYQSIIYHPSLLPRHRGASAINWTLMQGDKSGGFSVFWADDGLDTGPILLQKKCFVAPDDTVDTIYNRFLFPEGVKAMGEAVQMIHQGRAPRITQPEEGATYDPLLKKANVKVDLNQSAEAIHNFIRGCDKVPGAWVEINGEKVTLFGSRLWNRMEPRGTKVELAGASKPAIVHKYGMIIFGNDGKMVNVSQLQFENGKMIQASKFGKEDTSQTKLELTPEEETMIKNIKVVWGGILNIEVDESTDFFKSGAGSMDVVRLVEEVKEKCNGVSLQNEDVYMNAGFEDFASCVIRRFRGIEDKEPFTYDAVQMRVNNMDLSFPHQCFIDNEFVDSSDGRTFETINPSDESVICKVSRGTPEDVDRAVEAAKVAFYEGEWGRMNARDRGTLMFRLADLMDEHREELATLESIDSGAVYTLALKTHVGMSIDTFRYFAGWCDKIQGLTIPINHARPSKNLTYTKREPIGVCAIVVPWNYPLMMLAWKMAACLAAGNTVVLKPAQVTPLTALKFAELVVKAGFPPGVINILPGPGSSIGQAMSEHPDIRKLGFTGSTPIGKTIMESCAKVNLKKVSLELGGKSPLIIFSDCDMDKAVRMGMSSVFFNKGENCIAAGRLFVEESIHDEYVERIIGEIKKMKIGDPLDRSTDHGPQNHRAHMEKLLEYCEQGVKEGAKLVYGGKQVNRKGLFMEPTLFTDVEDHMFIAQEESFGPVMIISKFQNGDIDGVLKSANGTEYGLASGVFTTDINKAMYVADNLDAGTVFVNTYNKTDVASPFGGFKQSGFGKDLGMEALLEYLKTKAVTVEYGQGS; this is translated from the exons ATGTTTGCATCGAGACAGTTTGTCCGTTTATTTTCTACCTCTCAG TCTTGGTACGATAGAATGAAGGTAGCCGTGATTGGTCAAAGTCTGTTCGGAGCGGAGGTCTACCGACTGTTACAGAAAGATGGGCACCACATCGTGGGGGTCTTCACAGTCCCAGACGTCAACGGAAAGCCCGACCCCCTGG CTCTGGCAGCAGCCAAGGACAACATCCCAGTGTTTAAGTATAAAAGATGGCAGATGAAGAAAGTGGCCATTCCAGAAGTGTTGGAGGAGTACAAATCTGTGGGGGCAGAGCTCAACGTCCTCCCGTTCTGTTCTCAGTTCATCCCCATGGACGTCATCAACTTCCCCAAATACCAGTCCATCATCTACCACCCCTCCCTCCTACCCCGCCACAGGGGAGCTTCCGCCATTAATTG gactttGATGCAAGGTGACAAATCTGGCGGTTTCTCCGTTTTCTGGGCTGACGATGGGCTGGACACCGGACCTATTCTTCTACAGAAGAAATGTTTTGTTGCCCCTGACGACACCGTGGACACCATCTACAACCGCTTCCTGTTTCCAGAGGGGGTTAAGGCCATG GGTGAGGCAGTTCAGATGATTCATCAAGGAAGAGCACCCAGAATAACACAGCCTGAAGAGGGCGCCACTTATGACCCATTATTAAAAAAAGCCAATGTCAAG GTTGACCTTAACCAATCGGCAGAAGCCATTCACAACTTTATCAGGGGCTGTGATAAAGTGCCAGGGGCATGGGTTGAGATTAATGGAGAG AAAGTGACTTTGTTTGGATCTCGACTCTGGAACAGAATGGAGCCAAGGGGAACAAAGGTGGAATTAGCCGGGGCCAGCAAGCCAGCCATCGTACACAAGTATGGAATGATTATCTTTGGCAACGATGGGAAAATG GTGAATGTGAGTCAGCTACAGTTTGAGAACGGGAAGATGATCCAGGCATCCAAGTTTGGGAAGGAGGACACATCCCAGACCAAGCTGGAACTGACTCCAGAGGAGGAAaccatgataaaaaatattaag GTTGTGTGGGGTGGTATACTAAACATAGAGGTAGATGAAAGCACAGATTTCTTCAAATCAGGGGCAGGATCCATGGATGTTGTCAG GTTGGTTGAAGAGGTCAAGGAGAAGTGTAATGGGGTCAGCCTGCAGAATGAGGATGTGTACATGAATGCAGGGTTTGAGGACTTTGCCAGTTGTGTCATTAGAAGGTTCCGAGGAATCGAGGACAAGGAACCGTTCACATATGATGCT GTCCAAATGAGAGTAAACAACATGGACCTGTCCTTCCCGCATCAGTGCTTTATCGACAACGAGTTTGTGGACTCCTCGGACGGGAGGACCTTTGAAACCATTAACCCCAGCGACGAAAGT GTAATCTGTAAGGTGTCCAGGGGTACCCCAGAGGATGTCGACCGAGCTGTGGAGGCCGCTAAG GTGGCTTTCTATGAGGGAGAATGGGGCAGGATGAATGCCCGGGATAGAGGGACTCTGATGTTCAG ACTAGCTGACCTTATGGATGAACACAGGGAGGAGTTAGCTACCCTGGAGAGCATTGACTCTGGGGCTGTTTATACCCTCGCCCTGAAGACACACGTGGGCATGTCCATTGACACCTTTAGATACTTTGCTGGCTGGTGTGATAAAATCCAG GGTTTGACTATTCCAATCAACCATGCAAGACCCAGCAAGAACTTGACCTATACTAAGAGGGAGCCTATTGg TGTATGTGCCATAGTGGTACCATGGAACTATCCCCTGATGATGTTGGCATGGAAGATGGCCGCTTGCCTAGCCGCGGGGAACACTGTAGTATTAAAACCGGCTCAG GTGACACCTCTGACAGCCCTCAAGTTTGCAGAACTGGTTGTCAAGGCTGGATTTCCTCCAGGTGTCATCAACATCCTACCTGGTccag gTTCCTCCATTGGACAAGCCATGTCTGAGCATCCAGACATTAGAAAGCTAGGATTCACTGGTTCCACTCCTATTGGAAAAACTATCATGGAAAG TTGTGCcaaagttaatttgaagaaagTCTCCCTGGAGCTGGGAGGGAAATCCCCTCTGATTATTTTCAGTGATTGTGATATGGACAAAGCTGTTAGAATG GGAATGAGTTCAGTCTTCTTCAACAAGGGAGAGAACTGCATTGCAGCTGGAAGATTGTTCGTGGAGGAATCTATCCATGATGAATATGTTGAGCGTATT ATTGGAGAGATCAAGAAGATGAAGATTGGTGACCCCCTGGATCGCTCCACCGACCACGGACCCCAGAACCACCGGGCCCACATGGAGAAGTTGCTGGAGTACTGTGAACAGGGGGTCAAAGAGGGGGCCAAGCTGGTGTACGGAGGAAAGCAGGTCAACAGGAAAG GACTTTTCATGGAGCCCACTCTATTTACTGATGTGGAGGATCACATGTTCATTGCTCAGGAAGAGTCCTTTGGTCCAGTGATGATTATCTCCAAATTCCAGAATGG GGACATTGATGGTGTATTGAAGAGTGCCAATGGCACAGAGTATGGCCTGGCATCGGGCGTCTTCACCACGGATATCAACAAAGCCATGTATGTAGCCGACAACCTGGATGCTGGAACCGTCTTTGTCAACACCTACAACAAAACAGATGTGGCTTCTCCATTCGGAGGCTTCAAGCAGTCTGGATTTGGAAAAGATCTCG GTATGGAGGCCCTGCTGGAATACTTGAAGACCAAAGCAGTGACAGTGGAATATGGACAGGGGAGCTGA
- the LOC105347685 gene encoding cytosolic 10-formyltetrahydrofolate dehydrogenase isoform X2 yields MKVAVIGQSLFGAEVYRLLQKDGHHIVGVFTVPDVNGKPDPLALAAAKDNIPVFKYKRWQMKKVAIPEVLEEYKSVGAELNVLPFCSQFIPMDVINFPKYQSIIYHPSLLPRHRGASAINWTLMQGDKSGGFSVFWADDGLDTGPILLQKKCFVAPDDTVDTIYNRFLFPEGVKAMGEAVQMIHQGRAPRITQPEEGATYDPLLKKANVKVDLNQSAEAIHNFIRGCDKVPGAWVEINGEKVTLFGSRLWNRMEPRGTKVELAGASKPAIVHKYGMIIFGNDGKMVNVSQLQFENGKMIQASKFGKEDTSQTKLELTPEEETMIKNIKVVWGGILNIEVDESTDFFKSGAGSMDVVRLVEEVKEKCNGVSLQNEDVYMNAGFEDFASCVIRRFRGIEDKEPFTYDAVQMRVNNMDLSFPHQCFIDNEFVDSSDGRTFETINPSDESVICKVSRGTPEDVDRAVEAAKVAFYEGEWGRMNARDRGTLMFRLADLMDEHREELATLESIDSGAVYTLALKTHVGMSIDTFRYFAGWCDKIQGLTIPINHARPSKNLTYTKREPIGVCAIVVPWNYPLMMLAWKMAACLAAGNTVVLKPAQVTPLTALKFAELVVKAGFPPGVINILPGPGSSIGQAMSEHPDIRKLGFTGSTPIGKTIMESCAKVNLKKVSLELGGKSPLIIFSDCDMDKAVRMGMSSVFFNKGENCIAAGRLFVEESIHDEYVERIIGEIKKMKIGDPLDRSTDHGPQNHRAHMEKLLEYCEQGVKEGAKLVYGGKQVNRKGLFMEPTLFTDVEDHMFIAQEESFGPVMIISKFQNGDIDGVLKSANGTEYGLASGVFTTDINKAMYVADNLDAGTVFVNTYNKTDVASPFGGFKQSGFGKDLGMEALLEYLKTKAVTVEYGQGS; encoded by the exons ATGAAGGTAGCCGTGATTGGTCAAAGTCTGTTCGGAGCGGAGGTCTACCGACTGTTACAGAAAGATGGGCACCACATCGTGGGGGTCTTCACAGTCCCAGACGTCAACGGAAAGCCCGACCCCCTGG CTCTGGCAGCAGCCAAGGACAACATCCCAGTGTTTAAGTATAAAAGATGGCAGATGAAGAAAGTGGCCATTCCAGAAGTGTTGGAGGAGTACAAATCTGTGGGGGCAGAGCTCAACGTCCTCCCGTTCTGTTCTCAGTTCATCCCCATGGACGTCATCAACTTCCCCAAATACCAGTCCATCATCTACCACCCCTCCCTCCTACCCCGCCACAGGGGAGCTTCCGCCATTAATTG gactttGATGCAAGGTGACAAATCTGGCGGTTTCTCCGTTTTCTGGGCTGACGATGGGCTGGACACCGGACCTATTCTTCTACAGAAGAAATGTTTTGTTGCCCCTGACGACACCGTGGACACCATCTACAACCGCTTCCTGTTTCCAGAGGGGGTTAAGGCCATG GGTGAGGCAGTTCAGATGATTCATCAAGGAAGAGCACCCAGAATAACACAGCCTGAAGAGGGCGCCACTTATGACCCATTATTAAAAAAAGCCAATGTCAAG GTTGACCTTAACCAATCGGCAGAAGCCATTCACAACTTTATCAGGGGCTGTGATAAAGTGCCAGGGGCATGGGTTGAGATTAATGGAGAG AAAGTGACTTTGTTTGGATCTCGACTCTGGAACAGAATGGAGCCAAGGGGAACAAAGGTGGAATTAGCCGGGGCCAGCAAGCCAGCCATCGTACACAAGTATGGAATGATTATCTTTGGCAACGATGGGAAAATG GTGAATGTGAGTCAGCTACAGTTTGAGAACGGGAAGATGATCCAGGCATCCAAGTTTGGGAAGGAGGACACATCCCAGACCAAGCTGGAACTGACTCCAGAGGAGGAAaccatgataaaaaatattaag GTTGTGTGGGGTGGTATACTAAACATAGAGGTAGATGAAAGCACAGATTTCTTCAAATCAGGGGCAGGATCCATGGATGTTGTCAG GTTGGTTGAAGAGGTCAAGGAGAAGTGTAATGGGGTCAGCCTGCAGAATGAGGATGTGTACATGAATGCAGGGTTTGAGGACTTTGCCAGTTGTGTCATTAGAAGGTTCCGAGGAATCGAGGACAAGGAACCGTTCACATATGATGCT GTCCAAATGAGAGTAAACAACATGGACCTGTCCTTCCCGCATCAGTGCTTTATCGACAACGAGTTTGTGGACTCCTCGGACGGGAGGACCTTTGAAACCATTAACCCCAGCGACGAAAGT GTAATCTGTAAGGTGTCCAGGGGTACCCCAGAGGATGTCGACCGAGCTGTGGAGGCCGCTAAG GTGGCTTTCTATGAGGGAGAATGGGGCAGGATGAATGCCCGGGATAGAGGGACTCTGATGTTCAG ACTAGCTGACCTTATGGATGAACACAGGGAGGAGTTAGCTACCCTGGAGAGCATTGACTCTGGGGCTGTTTATACCCTCGCCCTGAAGACACACGTGGGCATGTCCATTGACACCTTTAGATACTTTGCTGGCTGGTGTGATAAAATCCAG GGTTTGACTATTCCAATCAACCATGCAAGACCCAGCAAGAACTTGACCTATACTAAGAGGGAGCCTATTGg TGTATGTGCCATAGTGGTACCATGGAACTATCCCCTGATGATGTTGGCATGGAAGATGGCCGCTTGCCTAGCCGCGGGGAACACTGTAGTATTAAAACCGGCTCAG GTGACACCTCTGACAGCCCTCAAGTTTGCAGAACTGGTTGTCAAGGCTGGATTTCCTCCAGGTGTCATCAACATCCTACCTGGTccag gTTCCTCCATTGGACAAGCCATGTCTGAGCATCCAGACATTAGAAAGCTAGGATTCACTGGTTCCACTCCTATTGGAAAAACTATCATGGAAAG TTGTGCcaaagttaatttgaagaaagTCTCCCTGGAGCTGGGAGGGAAATCCCCTCTGATTATTTTCAGTGATTGTGATATGGACAAAGCTGTTAGAATG GGAATGAGTTCAGTCTTCTTCAACAAGGGAGAGAACTGCATTGCAGCTGGAAGATTGTTCGTGGAGGAATCTATCCATGATGAATATGTTGAGCGTATT ATTGGAGAGATCAAGAAGATGAAGATTGGTGACCCCCTGGATCGCTCCACCGACCACGGACCCCAGAACCACCGGGCCCACATGGAGAAGTTGCTGGAGTACTGTGAACAGGGGGTCAAAGAGGGGGCCAAGCTGGTGTACGGAGGAAAGCAGGTCAACAGGAAAG GACTTTTCATGGAGCCCACTCTATTTACTGATGTGGAGGATCACATGTTCATTGCTCAGGAAGAGTCCTTTGGTCCAGTGATGATTATCTCCAAATTCCAGAATGG GGACATTGATGGTGTATTGAAGAGTGCCAATGGCACAGAGTATGGCCTGGCATCGGGCGTCTTCACCACGGATATCAACAAAGCCATGTATGTAGCCGACAACCTGGATGCTGGAACCGTCTTTGTCAACACCTACAACAAAACAGATGTGGCTTCTCCATTCGGAGGCTTCAAGCAGTCTGGATTTGGAAAAGATCTCG GTATGGAGGCCCTGCTGGAATACTTGAAGACCAAAGCAGTGACAGTGGAATATGGACAGGGGAGCTGA